From Pseudomonas sp. stari2, a single genomic window includes:
- a CDS encoding amino acid ABC transporter ATP-binding protein: MIEVRDLVKVFDTRGQVVRAVDRVSTNVAKGEVLVVLGPSGSGKSTFLRCLNGLEEFDSGSVSIDGLQLADPKTDVNAYRREVGMVFQHFNLFPHMTVLENLCLAQKVVRKRGQKESEAKALALLEKVGIAQKAREYPSRLSGGQQQRVAIARALAMDPKVMLFDEPTSALDPEMVGEVLDVMKNLAVEGMTMVCVTHEMGFAREVADRVLFFDHGKLLEDASPAAFFDAPKDPRAQAFLRQVL, translated from the coding sequence GTGATTGAAGTCCGCGATCTGGTAAAAGTCTTCGACACCCGGGGTCAGGTGGTGCGTGCGGTGGATCGCGTCAGCACCAACGTGGCCAAGGGCGAAGTGCTGGTGGTGCTCGGTCCGTCCGGTTCCGGCAAGTCGACCTTCCTGCGTTGCCTCAATGGTCTGGAGGAATTCGATTCCGGTTCGGTGAGCATCGACGGTCTGCAACTGGCCGACCCGAAAACCGACGTCAACGCCTACCGCCGCGAAGTCGGCATGGTGTTCCAGCATTTCAATCTGTTCCCGCACATGACCGTGCTGGAAAACCTCTGTCTGGCGCAGAAAGTCGTGCGCAAGCGCGGCCAGAAGGAAAGCGAGGCCAAGGCCCTGGCGTTGCTGGAAAAGGTCGGCATCGCCCAGAAGGCCCGCGAATACCCTTCGCGTCTGTCCGGCGGTCAGCAACAGCGCGTGGCGATTGCCCGGGCTCTGGCGATGGACCCGAAGGTCATGCTGTTCGACGAGCCGACCTCGGCCCTCGACCCGGAAATGGTCGGTGAAGTGCTGGACGTGATGAAAAACCTGGCCGTGGAAGGCATGACCATGGTCTGCGTGACCCACGAAATGGGCTTTGCCCGGGAAGTGGCGGATCGGGTGTTGTTCTTCGATCACGGCAAACTGCTGGAAGACGCCTCGCCGGCGGCGTTCTTCGATGCACCGAAGGATCCGCGAGCCCAGGCGTTTTTGCGGCAAGTCCTCTAA
- a CDS encoding amino acid ABC transporter permease — translation MKQKKAQWPWHALTVLVLVGLAGALYYATSLMSYEWRWNRVPQYFAYQAEETQRATDISTVSELVRKGGSAQVTLRNDAGDEQHLTVDENSLQFAQGDDVAEGDVVGVTRHWAAGPLLWGLWTTLWLSVVSGVLGLLIGLATGLCRLSSNPTLRDLSTIYVELVRGTPLLVQIFIFYFFIGTVMNLSREFAGIAALSLFTGAYVAEIIRSGVQSIARGQNEAARSLGLSAGQSMRHVVLPQAFKRVLPPLAGQFISLVKDTSLVSVIAITELLKSGREVITTSFSPFEILFCVAGLYLLINLPLSKIASRLERRLAQSD, via the coding sequence ATGAAACAGAAAAAAGCCCAATGGCCCTGGCACGCGCTGACCGTGCTGGTGCTGGTCGGCCTGGCTGGCGCGCTGTATTACGCCACGTCGCTGATGTCCTACGAATGGCGCTGGAACCGCGTGCCGCAGTACTTCGCCTATCAGGCCGAGGAAACCCAGCGCGCCACCGACATTTCCACCGTCAGCGAACTGGTGCGCAAGGGCGGCAGCGCGCAGGTCACCCTGCGTAACGATGCCGGTGACGAGCAGCACCTGACCGTCGATGAAAACAGCCTGCAATTCGCTCAGGGCGATGATGTGGCCGAAGGTGACGTCGTGGGTGTAACCCGGCATTGGGCGGCGGGGCCGCTGCTGTGGGGCCTGTGGACGACGCTTTGGCTGTCGGTGGTGTCCGGCGTGCTGGGTCTGTTGATCGGTCTGGCGACCGGGCTGTGCCGCTTGTCGAGCAACCCGACCCTGCGCGACCTGTCGACGATCTATGTCGAACTGGTGCGCGGCACGCCGCTGCTGGTGCAGATCTTCATTTTCTACTTCTTCATCGGCACGGTGATGAACCTGTCCCGGGAGTTCGCCGGGATCGCCGCGCTGTCGCTGTTCACCGGCGCCTACGTGGCAGAAATCATCCGTTCCGGCGTGCAGTCGATTGCCCGTGGCCAGAACGAAGCGGCGCGTTCGCTGGGTCTGAGTGCTGGACAGTCGATGCGCCATGTGGTGTTGCCGCAGGCGTTCAAACGCGTGCTGCCGCCGCTGGCCGGGCAGTTCATCAGTCTGGTGAAAGACACCTCGCTGGTGTCGGTGATTGCGATTACCGAGCTGCTGAAAAGCGGCCGTGAAGTCATCACCACCTCGTTTTCGCCGTTCGAAATCCTGTTCTGCGTGGCCGGCCTGTACCTGTTGATCAACCTGCCGCTGTCGAAAATCGCCAGCCGGCTTGAGCGGAGGCTCGCGCAAAGTGATTGA
- a CDS encoding transporter substrate-binding domain-containing protein, which produces MKKYLSMLLVGVTALVAVNAAQAGAIDDAVKRGTLKVGMDPTYMPFEMTNKRGEIIGFEVDILKAMSKAMGVKLELVSTGYDGIIPALMTDKFDMIGSGMTLTQERNLRLNFSEPFIVVGQTLLIRKELEGTIKSYKDLNTADYRITSKLGTTGEMVAKKLIAKAKYHGYDNEQEAVLDVVNGKADAFIYDAPYNVVAVNKVGAGKLVFLDKPFTYEPLAFGLKKGDYDSLNFINNFLHQIHEDGTYDRIHDKWFKSTEWLKDME; this is translated from the coding sequence ATGAAGAAGTATCTGTCGATGCTGCTGGTCGGCGTCACGGCACTGGTTGCAGTCAATGCGGCGCAGGCCGGCGCAATCGATGATGCGGTCAAGCGCGGCACATTGAAAGTCGGCATGGACCCGACCTACATGCCATTCGAGATGACCAACAAGCGCGGCGAGATCATCGGTTTCGAAGTCGACATCCTCAAAGCCATGTCCAAGGCCATGGGCGTCAAGCTGGAACTGGTTTCGACCGGTTACGACGGCATCATCCCGGCGCTGATGACCGACAAGTTCGACATGATCGGCAGCGGCATGACACTGACCCAGGAACGCAACCTGCGCCTGAACTTCAGCGAACCGTTCATCGTGGTCGGCCAGACCCTACTGATCCGCAAGGAGCTGGAAGGCACCATCAAGTCCTATAAAGACCTGAACACCGCCGACTACCGCATCACCTCCAAGCTCGGCACCACCGGTGAAATGGTCGCCAAGAAGCTGATCGCCAAGGCCAAGTACCACGGCTACGACAACGAGCAGGAAGCCGTGCTCGACGTGGTCAACGGCAAGGCTGACGCTTTCATCTACGACGCGCCGTACAACGTGGTCGCGGTGAACAAGGTCGGCGCCGGCAAGCTGGTGTTCCTCGACAAGCCGTTCACCTACGAGCCGCTGGCCTTCGGTCTGAAGAAGGGTGACTACGACAGCCTCAACTTCATCAACAACTTCCTGCACCAGATCCACGAAGACGGCACCTACGATCGCATCCATGACAAGTGGTTCAAGAGCACCGAGTGGCTCAAGGACATGGAATAA
- a CDS encoding 16S rRNA (uracil(1498)-N(3))-methyltransferase, which yields MNLLLLEEADFIAADRVVLRDRRLTHMQEVHRSEVGDSLRVGRINGLMGSAELLRLEAGEAELRVTLDQPPPAKLPLTLVLALPRPKMLRRVFQTVATMGVSKVILVNSYRVEKSFWQTPFLEPEAIRENLILGLEQARDTVLPEIIIEKRFKPFVEDRLPAITDGTLGLVGHPGNFPPCPRALSEPVTLAIGPEGGWIPYEIDLLAKSGLQPVQLGDRILRVETAVTALLARLF from the coding sequence ATGAACCTGCTGTTGCTCGAAGAGGCCGATTTCATTGCGGCCGACCGCGTCGTGCTGCGTGATCGGCGCCTGACCCACATGCAGGAAGTCCATCGCTCGGAAGTCGGCGACAGCCTGCGGGTCGGGCGCATCAACGGGTTGATGGGCTCGGCCGAGCTGCTGCGCCTGGAAGCGGGCGAAGCCGAACTGCGGGTCACACTCGATCAGCCACCGCCGGCCAAGTTGCCGCTGACCCTGGTACTCGCCCTGCCACGCCCGAAGATGCTGCGTCGGGTGTTCCAGACCGTGGCGACCATGGGCGTGTCGAAGGTGATTCTGGTCAACAGCTATCGCGTCGAGAAGAGTTTCTGGCAGACGCCGTTTCTCGAGCCGGAAGCGATTCGCGAGAATCTGATCCTCGGCCTCGAGCAGGCCCGCGATACTGTGCTTCCGGAAATCATTATCGAGAAGCGCTTCAAGCCATTCGTCGAAGATCGCCTGCCGGCCATCACCGACGGCACCCTCGGCCTGGTCGGTCATCCGGGCAACTTCCCGCCCTGCCCGCGAGCCCTGAGCGAACCGGTGACCCTGGCCATCGGCCCCGAGGGTGGCTGGATTCCGTACGAGATCGACTTGCTGGCCAAGTCCGGCCTGCAACCGGTGCAACTCGGCGATCGCATCCTGCGCGTCGAAACCGCCGTCACTGCCCTGCTCGCCCGCCTGTTCTGA
- the tatB gene encoding Sec-independent protein translocase protein TatB, which translates to MFGISFSELLLVGLVALLVLGPERLPGAARTAGLWVGRLKRSFNAIKQEVEREIGADEIRRQLHNEHILSLEQEARKIFTPPVQQEPTPVQPAADQTPIPPVAEQTIHAPASVEHVSAAAAETAPVMKPIEPVAPAAGPTTPAPHDPTLPPRAP; encoded by the coding sequence ATGTTTGGTATCAGCTTCTCTGAACTGCTGCTCGTCGGCCTCGTTGCCCTGCTGGTGCTGGGCCCCGAGCGTTTGCCGGGTGCTGCACGCACCGCCGGCCTGTGGGTCGGACGGCTGAAGCGCAGCTTCAACGCGATCAAACAGGAAGTTGAACGTGAAATCGGTGCCGACGAAATCCGTCGGCAACTGCACAACGAACACATCCTGTCGCTGGAGCAGGAGGCGCGGAAAATCTTCACGCCACCGGTTCAGCAGGAGCCGACGCCAGTGCAGCCGGCGGCAGACCAGACGCCAATACCGCCTGTCGCAGAGCAAACGATTCATGCACCGGCGAGCGTCGAACACGTCTCTGCCGCAGCCGCTGAAACTGCCCCGGTCATGAAACCGATCGAACCCGTTGCTCCAGCCGCCGGGCCAACCACGCCGGCCCCTCACGACCCTACACTGCCGCCGCGAGCCCCATGA
- a CDS encoding twin-arginine translocase TatA/TatE family subunit, with the protein MGIFDWKHWIVILVVVVLVFGTKKLKNLGTDVGESIKGFRKAMNDDEKPAEPTVTPAQPVPPVQPQATAQANPPHTIDVQAQKVEEPIRKDV; encoded by the coding sequence ATGGGCATTTTTGACTGGAAACACTGGATCGTCATTCTGGTTGTCGTGGTGCTGGTGTTCGGCACCAAGAAACTGAAAAACCTCGGCACCGACGTCGGCGAGTCGATCAAGGGCTTTCGCAAGGCCATGAACGACGACGAGAAACCGGCCGAACCGACCGTCACGCCTGCGCAACCGGTACCGCCGGTTCAGCCGCAAGCCACCGCTCAGGCCAACCCGCCGCACACCATCGACGTGCAGGCGCAGAAAGTCGAAGAGCCGATCCGCAAAGACGTGTGA
- the tatC gene encoding twin-arginine translocase subunit TatC, translating to MSDLPENDQHMPLVSHLTELRTRLLRCVAAIFIIFAGLFAFTQQIYTFVSTPLRQYLPAGATMIATDVSSPFLTPLKLTMMVSLFLAIPVILHQIWGFIAPGLYKHEKRVAVPLLISSILLFYTGMAFAYFFVFPLIFKFFASATPAGVEMMTDITSYLDFVMTLFFAFGVAFEIPVAVVLLVWIGVVDVKYLKKIRPYVIIGCFVVGMILTPPDIFSQTLLAVPMWMLFEVGILFGSLVSKRERPDETVDDHNDQPPATQP from the coding sequence ATGAGCGATCTCCCCGAAAACGACCAGCACATGCCGCTGGTTTCGCACCTCACCGAGTTGCGCACCCGCCTGCTGCGTTGCGTCGCGGCGATCTTTATCATCTTCGCCGGGCTGTTCGCCTTCACCCAGCAGATCTACACCTTCGTCTCGACGCCGCTGCGCCAGTACCTGCCGGCCGGCGCGACGATGATCGCCACCGACGTGTCGTCGCCGTTCCTGACGCCGCTGAAATTGACGATGATGGTGTCGCTGTTCCTGGCGATCCCGGTGATCCTGCATCAGATCTGGGGCTTCATCGCACCAGGCCTGTACAAGCACGAGAAGCGTGTCGCGGTGCCGTTGCTGATTTCCAGCATCCTGCTGTTCTACACCGGCATGGCGTTCGCCTACTTCTTCGTGTTCCCGCTGATCTTCAAGTTCTTCGCCTCGGCCACCCCGGCCGGCGTGGAAATGATGACCGACATCACCAGCTACCTCGATTTCGTCATGACGCTGTTCTTCGCCTTCGGCGTGGCGTTCGAAATCCCGGTGGCCGTGGTGCTGCTGGTGTGGATCGGCGTGGTCGACGTCAAATACCTGAAGAAGATCCGCCCGTACGTGATCATCGGCTGCTTCGTGGTCGGCATGATCCTGACCCCGCCGGACATCTTCTCCCAGACCCTGCTGGCCGTACCGATGTGGATGCTGTTTGAAGTCGGCATCCTGTTCGGCAGCCTGGTCAGCAAGCGCGAGCGCCCGGACGAAACCGTCGACGACCACAACGACCAGCCGCCAGCGACCCAGCCATGA
- the ubiB gene encoding ubiquinone biosynthesis regulatory protein kinase UbiB — protein MKLLAVRRLLRIQRVVIRYRLDDLLFDLPLPWFLLALRYVLPWRWFPRKPLDLSRGARLRLALQDLGPIFIKFGQILSTRRDLLPEDIADELMLLQDRVPPFDSQLSVKLIEEQLGKKISEVFSRFDVEPLASASVAQVHAAQLKTGEEVVVKVIRPGLKPVIAQDLAWLFILARAAEKVSADARLLHPVDVVSDYEKTIYDELDLLREAANASQLKRNFEGSPLLYVPQVYWDWCRPKVLVMERIYGIQVTDLATLADQRTDMKMLAERGVEIFFTQVFRDSFFHADMHPGNIFVSTVNPWSPQYIAIDCGIVGSLTPEDQDYLARNLFAFFKRDYRRVAQLHIDSGWVPAETKLNEFEAAIRTVCEPIFEKPLKDISFGQVLMRLFQTARRFNMEVQPQLVLLQKTLLNIEGLGRQLYPDLDLWNTAQPFLERWMRERVSPKALIGNVQSQFEQLPHLANMARDLLERMSQPHANDPPPPWKKRKDDWFLRLLGSAHLAGGTILAAGGPLNELGHWPAGIMVAVGLYLVVRR, from the coding sequence ATGAAGCTGCTCGCCGTCCGCCGTCTGTTGCGCATCCAGCGCGTCGTGATCCGCTACCGCCTCGATGATCTGCTGTTCGATCTGCCCTTGCCTTGGTTCCTGCTGGCGCTGCGCTATGTACTGCCGTGGCGCTGGTTCCCGCGCAAGCCGCTGGACCTCAGCCGTGGTGCACGCCTGCGCCTGGCCTTGCAGGATCTGGGGCCGATCTTCATCAAGTTCGGGCAGATCCTCTCGACCCGCCGCGACCTGCTGCCGGAAGACATCGCCGATGAGCTGATGTTGTTGCAGGACCGCGTGCCGCCGTTCGATTCGCAGCTGTCGGTCAAACTGATCGAAGAGCAACTGGGCAAGAAGATCAGCGAAGTGTTCAGCCGCTTCGACGTCGAACCACTGGCCTCGGCCTCGGTGGCGCAGGTACACGCCGCACAACTGAAGACCGGTGAAGAAGTGGTGGTCAAGGTGATCCGTCCGGGCCTGAAACCGGTGATCGCCCAGGACCTTGCGTGGCTGTTCATCCTCGCCCGCGCGGCCGAAAAGGTCTCCGCCGACGCCCGCCTGCTGCACCCGGTGGACGTGGTCAGCGACTACGAAAAAACCATCTACGACGAACTCGATTTGCTGCGCGAGGCGGCCAACGCCAGCCAGTTGAAGCGTAACTTCGAAGGCTCGCCGCTGCTCTACGTGCCACAGGTCTACTGGGACTGGTGCCGGCCGAAAGTGCTGGTAATGGAGCGCATCTACGGGATTCAGGTGACGGATCTGGCGACCCTCGCCGACCAGCGCACCGACATGAAAATGCTTGCCGAACGTGGCGTGGAGATCTTCTTCACCCAGGTGTTCCGCGACAGTTTTTTCCACGCCGACATGCACCCGGGCAACATCTTCGTCAGCACCGTCAACCCGTGGAGCCCGCAGTACATCGCGATCGACTGCGGTATCGTCGGCAGCCTGACCCCGGAAGACCAGGATTACCTGGCGCGTAACCTGTTCGCCTTCTTCAAGCGCGACTACCGCCGCGTGGCGCAATTGCACATCGATTCGGGCTGGGTGCCGGCAGAAACCAAACTCAACGAATTCGAAGCGGCGATCCGTACCGTGTGCGAACCGATCTTCGAAAAACCGTTAAAAGATATTTCATTTGGCCAGGTGCTGATGCGCCTGTTCCAGACCGCGCGCCGTTTCAATATGGAAGTGCAGCCGCAACTCGTGTTGCTGCAAAAGACCTTGTTGAACATCGAAGGCCTGGGCCGTCAGCTGTACCCGGATCTGGATCTGTGGAACACCGCGCAGCCGTTCCTCGAACGCTGGATGCGCGAGCGTGTCAGCCCGAAAGCCTTGATCGGCAACGTGCAGAGCCAGTTCGAACAACTGCCGCACCTGGCCAACATGGCCCGCGACCTGCTCGAGCGCATGTCCCAGCCCCACGCCAACGACCCACCGCCGCCATGGAAAAAGCGCAAGGACGACTGGTTCCTGCGCCTGCTCGGCAGCGCCCATCTGGCGGGCGGCACGATCCTCGCCGCCGGTGGCCCGCTGAATGAACTGGGGCATTGGCCTGCCGGGATCATGGTGGCAGTCGGCTTGTATCTGGTCGTTCGCCGATAG
- a CDS encoding phosphoribosyl-ATP diphosphatase has protein sequence MSDTLTRLAQVLEERKGAAADSSYVASLYHKGLNKILEKVGEESVETIIAAKDAAVSGDCSDVIYETADLWFHSMVMLAQLGQHPQAVLDELDRRFGLSGHVEKASRPSA, from the coding sequence ATGAGTGACACCCTGACCCGCCTCGCTCAGGTGCTGGAAGAGCGCAAGGGCGCTGCTGCCGACAGCTCATATGTAGCTAGTCTGTATCACAAGGGCCTGAACAAGATTCTGGAAAAGGTCGGCGAAGAGTCGGTCGAAACGATCATTGCCGCCAAGGACGCCGCCGTCAGCGGTGACTGCAGCGACGTGATCTACGAGACCGCCGACCTGTGGTTCCACAGCATGGTCATGCTCGCCCAGCTGGGGCAGCATCCGCAGGCTGTACTCGACGAACTGGATCGTCGCTTCGGCCTGTCCGGACACGTCGAGAAAGCCTCGCGTCCGTCCGCCTGA
- a CDS encoding SCP2 domain-containing protein, whose translation MLLTGLLASVELGLNRVLRLDSTALPRLAHLTGKVIAVDCRSPALQLFILPSDEGLMLASHWETGVDCTLRAPASSLVKLALSKDKTAVLHAPEVELDGDSGVLLELAGVLQDLELDWEYELSRWLGPVATQLIGGHLRSRARWYQQGFASLNQNLAEYLAEESRTLVGQREAEARFSELDRIKLDLERLEARFERLSRSLDPSDNA comes from the coding sequence ATGCTGCTGACCGGGCTGCTCGCCAGCGTCGAACTCGGCCTCAACCGTGTGCTGCGTCTCGACAGCACGGCGCTGCCAAGACTGGCGCACCTGACCGGCAAAGTGATTGCCGTGGATTGCCGCAGCCCGGCGCTGCAACTGTTCATCCTGCCGAGCGACGAAGGCCTGATGCTGGCATCCCACTGGGAAACCGGCGTCGACTGCACCCTGCGCGCCCCGGCCTCGAGCCTGGTGAAACTGGCCCTGAGCAAGGACAAGACCGCGGTGCTGCACGCACCGGAAGTCGAACTCGACGGCGACAGCGGCGTGCTGCTGGAGCTGGCGGGAGTCCTGCAGGATCTGGAGCTGGACTGGGAGTACGAACTCTCGCGCTGGCTGGGACCGGTCGCCACGCAACTGATCGGCGGTCACCTGCGCAGCCGCGCCCGCTGGTATCAACAAGGATTTGCCAGCCTCAACCAGAATCTCGCCGAATACCTGGCCGAAGAATCGCGCACCCTCGTCGGGCAGCGCGAAGCCGAAGCCCGCTTCAGCGAACTGGACCGGATCAAACTCGATCTGGAACGTCTCGAGGCGCGCTTCGAGCGCCTTTCCCGATCCCTCGACCCAAGCGATAACGCATGA
- a CDS encoding methyl-accepting chemotaxis protein: MYRWLAENLGNVSVKRKLGIGFGLVLLLTLLITFTGWTGMSGIISRGDKLGFISSLNELTKDLRLARLDYEMRRGEQGPGAVNDLLGKLDSGLQTARSLIEQPSDAAKVDQQLAAVAEYKRAFADMVQAGANREDARSKLGATADNAVAKVAEVEKSMLQGDSVAQFNAVIDLSKLIQQARFQVRGYTYSAKAEAEQPALDAIDNALKNLETLPAKLPEQHIANLQQATESLKAYRAAVSQFRDSQVASAKALARMSTQGDLLMDISKKLTDSQTIVRDTDAASAKNQLLIATLLAVAFGLLAAWAITRQIIIPLEQTLKVAERVAAGDLTHNLISQRRDELGQLQRSMLSMTQGLRELIGGISDGVTQIASAAEELSAVTEQTSAGVNNQKIETDQVATAMNEMAATVQEVARNAEEASEAAVAADQQAREGDKVVGEAIAQIERLAAEVGHSTEAMGELKRESDKIGSVLDVIKSVAQQTNLLALNAAIEAARAGEAGRGFAVVADEVRSLAQRTQKSTEEIEELIVGLQNGTQQVATIMDNSRTLTDSSVELTRRAGGSLESITRTVSAIQAMNQQIAAAAEQQSAVAEEINRSVLNVRDVSDQTSAASEETAASSVELARLGTHLQTLVGRFKV; the protein is encoded by the coding sequence ATGTACCGTTGGTTAGCCGAGAATCTTGGAAACGTCAGCGTCAAACGCAAGCTGGGCATCGGTTTCGGCCTGGTGCTGCTGCTGACGCTGTTGATCACCTTCACCGGCTGGACCGGCATGAGCGGCATCATCAGCCGCGGTGACAAACTCGGCTTCATCTCCAGCCTCAACGAGCTGACCAAGGACCTGCGTTTGGCGCGTCTGGACTATGAAATGCGTCGTGGCGAACAAGGCCCTGGCGCGGTCAACGACCTGCTCGGCAAACTCGACAGCGGCCTGCAAACCGCTCGCAGCCTGATCGAGCAACCGTCGGACGCGGCGAAAGTCGATCAACAACTGGCGGCCGTCGCCGAGTACAAACGCGCCTTCGCCGACATGGTGCAGGCCGGCGCCAACCGCGAAGATGCCCGCAGCAAGCTCGGCGCCACCGCTGACAACGCCGTGGCCAAGGTCGCCGAAGTCGAGAAATCCATGCTGCAAGGCGACAGCGTTGCCCAGTTCAACGCGGTGATCGACCTCAGCAAGCTGATTCAGCAGGCACGCTTCCAGGTGCGCGGATACACCTACAGTGCCAAGGCCGAGGCCGAACAACCGGCCCTCGACGCCATCGACAACGCCCTTAAAAACCTCGAGACCCTGCCGGCCAAACTGCCGGAACAGCACATCGCCAACCTGCAACAGGCTACCGAGTCGCTGAAAGCCTATCGCGCCGCCGTCAGCCAGTTCCGTGATTCGCAGGTTGCCAGCGCCAAGGCCCTTGCCCGCATGTCGACCCAAGGCGACCTGTTGATGGACATCAGCAAGAAGCTCACCGACTCCCAGACCATCGTCCGTGACACCGATGCCGCCAGCGCCAAGAACCAGTTGCTGATCGCCACCCTGCTGGCCGTGGCCTTCGGCCTGCTCGCCGCCTGGGCGATCACCCGGCAGATCATCATCCCGCTGGAGCAGACCCTGAAAGTCGCCGAGCGCGTGGCCGCTGGTGACCTGACCCACAACCTGATCTCCCAGCGTCGCGACGAACTCGGCCAGTTGCAGCGTTCGATGCTGAGCATGACCCAGGGTCTGCGCGAACTGATCGGTGGCATCAGCGACGGCGTCACCCAGATCGCCAGCGCCGCCGAAGAACTGTCGGCCGTGACCGAGCAGACCAGCGCCGGTGTGAACAATCAGAAGATCGAGACCGATCAGGTCGCCACCGCCATGAACGAAATGGCTGCCACCGTGCAGGAAGTCGCGCGCAACGCCGAGGAAGCTTCGGAAGCAGCCGTCGCCGCTGACCAACAGGCCCGCGAAGGCGACAAAGTGGTCGGCGAAGCCATTGCCCAGATCGAACGTCTGGCTGCCGAAGTCGGCCATTCCACCGAGGCCATGGGCGAGCTCAAGCGCGAAAGCGACAAGATCGGCAGCGTGCTCGACGTGATCAAGTCCGTGGCTCAACAAACCAACCTGCTGGCCCTCAACGCCGCGATCGAGGCCGCCCGTGCCGGTGAAGCCGGACGTGGTTTTGCGGTGGTTGCCGATGAAGTTCGCAGCCTGGCCCAACGCACCCAGAAGTCCACCGAAGAAATCGAAGAGCTGATCGTCGGCCTCCAGAACGGCACCCAGCAAGTGGCAACGATCATGGACAACAGCCGCACCCTGACCGACAGCAGCGTCGAGCTGACCCGTCGTGCCGGTGGTTCGCTGGAAAGCATCACCCGCACCGTCTCTGCGATTCAGGCGATGAACCAGCAAATCGCCGCGGCGGCCGAGCAGCAAAGTGCCGTGGCCGAGGAGATCAACCGTAGCGTGTTGAACGTGCGGGATGTATCGGACCAGACGTCGGCGGCGAGTGAAGAGACGGCGGCGTCCAGCGTCGAGCTGGCGCGCCTGGGCACTCACCTGCAAACGCTGGTGGGGCGGTTCAAGGTGTAA
- the hisI gene encoding phosphoribosyl-AMP cyclohydrolase, producing MKNWLDEIKWDADGLVPAIAQDHKTGRVLMMAWMNREALELTAAENRAIYWSRSRGKLWRKGEESGHVQTLHEMRLDCDADVIILMVEQIGDIACHTGRQSCFYRVFENGDWKTVDPVLKDPHAIYSAGHKHE from the coding sequence ATGAAAAACTGGCTGGACGAGATCAAGTGGGACGCCGATGGCCTGGTGCCGGCGATTGCCCAGGATCACAAGACCGGACGCGTGCTGATGATGGCCTGGATGAACCGCGAAGCCCTGGAGCTGACTGCGGCGGAAAACCGTGCCATCTATTGGTCACGTTCCCGTGGCAAGCTGTGGCGCAAGGGCGAAGAGTCCGGCCACGTACAGACGCTGCATGAAATGCGTCTGGACTGCGACGCCGACGTGATCATCCTGATGGTCGAACAGATTGGCGACATCGCTTGCCATACCGGCCGTCAGAGCTGCTTCTACCGCGTATTCGAAAACGGCGACTGGAAAACGGTCGACCCGGTCCTGAAAGACCCGCACGCAATCTATTCCGCAGGACACAAACATGAGTGA